In Marinilactibacillus sp. Marseille-P9653, the sequence AAAAATGCAGCGGACACTGTACTGCATAACCAAGGTCAAACGTGTTCTGCATTAACACGACTTTTTGTACCTAAAGATGAACTTGAACGTACAAAAGAAGTCATCAAAGACTACTATAAGGACATCAAAATTGGAGATCCAGCAGAAGAGGATACCATCGTTGGGCCATTAGTTTCAGAAGGTCAAATGGAAACGGTATTGGATTATATCGAAAAAGGTAAAAAAGAAGGCGCAGAAGTCCTAATTGGTGGCAACAAAATGGACCGTAAAGGGTATTACGTTGAACCCACGGTCTTCGTTAATGTTACCAACGATATGACAATAGCCCAAGAAGAAATCTTTGGACCTGTACTCGTTGTGATTACCTATGATTCCGTTGAGGAAGCGATCGAGCTTGCTAACGATTCTATCTACGGATTATCCGGTGGAGTTGTTGGACCCGAAGAAGAAGCTGTTAAAGTCGCTCGTCAGTTGCGTACAGGTAACATCGCAATTAACGACGCAGAACGCTCACCTAAAGCACCATTTGGTGGTTACAAACAGTCTGGTTTCGGTCGAGAAAACGGCCTTTACGGCGTTGAAGACTACTTCGAAATCAAAGCGATTTTCAGATAAATCGGATTTATAATAGAAGAACCCGAGTTGCGTGTATTTACACAACTCGGGTTCTTCTATTATATTTTTTACTCAATAAGCTCTTTTAGTAATTGTCTAACTGCATATTTTCCTGATAGAACAGCGCCTTCCATAAATTGAGGAAACGCTGGGGCTAATTCGGTACTGGCAAATACGATGTTTTGGTAGGGTTCTTTCAGTGTATGTTTTGCATCGAGAGCTCCTCCATAATGCGTGATACCACCATAACCTCCACCATAGTAAGGCGAATCCACCCATACTTTCTCTTCTATCGACTTGTAATCCTCGACACGCTCGCCCAAAACTTGCGCTAAACGATTGACTGCAAATTCTATTCTTTCATCATGTGATACGCGCGTAAGTTCAATCGCTTTATCGCCACCAACAAACATGGTCAAGCGATTTTCTCCTAGTTTCTTAGAAGATTCCATTACATTGACGCCTTCTTCTTCTCCAAACAAAACCCCAAACAACTTCTTCTTTTCACCATTGATTGTGATTTCACGCCAGAAGGGCTCTTCATAGGTAAAGGTTAACTTGATAACTGCCCCATCTATAAAACTATTCAGTGCAGGCTGAAATTTCTCTTTAAGTCTTTCACTAAACTGAATACGACGTGCTACAGTAGGTGGAACAGCGACAATCACAGCTTTTGTTTTAAAGGTCTGTCCTGTTTTCGATAAGACAGCATAGCCATCTTCCACTTCGCTAATTTCTTTGACAGGCTCTTCAAACAAAAGATTCGCCTTTGATATATCTACTAGATGGTCAATCACCTGACTCAAAGGACCCGAAGCTTGATATTTCACTTCATCTTCTTCCAGCGTGATATTTCCAATTAACCGCTTCAGTGCTTTTGGATTAATGTAATCGCTACTTACTGTAAATTCCGAAGCCACTAAACTCTTCATTGCTTTCGCTTCAACTTCATCTTCGATAGCCTCATCCACGACTTCAGATAAAGTATGGTTTTTTCTGAATGAACGATCTTCCAATAATTTTGCGTGATGATCAAAATCAATATGACCGACTTCATCTTTTGTTTCATTGATAATAATAGCGTCTTCTACTATATACGTATCGTCTAGTTTCATACCCGATTCTTTGATTAGCTGAACCATCTCAGTCATATCATCATTAACAAACTGAGCACCCAGTTCAACGTAACTTGAGCGATCTTCTGAGACTTTCGACTGTACTTTTCCCCCAGCTCGATCAGTTGCTTCAAGAAGTTTATACGATAATCCTTTTTCTTTTAAAGATCTAGCAGCGGATAGGCCAGCTAGTCCAGCGCCAATCACTATGACGTCCAATTGTTCCTGATTCATCTTTCCACTCCTATAACAGGTTTTATTTAATCAACTCCAAGACTATCAAGTTCCCACTACTAAAGCAAAAAGAAAGACTTTGGTTGTTATTTGCCTATTACTGTTGTATTGAAGAATCATTTCATTGTTAGACACATTATCTTGCTAGTCATAATTAATATTTATTCCACAAAGTTCTTGTTAGTATATATTCTTCCAGTGTCCAATCTTTCTGGTTCAATCGTTTCTTTTGTTCCTTATCTAAATTGATAATAGACTCTAATTGGTCTTCGAGCAGCTCTTCGTCTTGCAAGCTCAAACTACCAATGTTAACGAAATCTAAAATCGCATGTTTACTTATCCTACGCTTAATATAGTCGATTGATTCAATCAAAAAGTAATCCGCAAGTACGATATCTGATTCAATAAGTTCATAGACATTTTGATCTTCCAACTCAATGTAAGATAATTGAATAGTATTCTTATACATGTTCTGATTATAATTTTCGCACAATCTCTTCAGTTTACTGCTCCCAGGTGAATTTTTTGTTGTTAATAATATAACGAGATATTGTTTTAACAAGCTGGCTACCTCCTTAAAATTCTAAAGTACGTTTATACTTTACACCTTAAAGTTGCCTTTAAGGCAAGTAGGCATGTCATCTATTTAATTATTTTAGCTGGAGTACCACCCACAGTTGTATTCGCCGGAACATCTTTGGTAACTGTTGCATTAGCAGCAATGATTGCATTCTCCCCAATCGTTATACCCGGTAAAATGGTTGCTGCAGCACCTATCCAAACGTTTCTCTCTATTTTTATAGGGGATGTAATAATGCCTCTGCGATGATTAGGATCTTTTATATGATTAACAGTCAATAAATTTACTCTCGAACCAATCAGCACATCATCTTCTATTGTAATTCCACCTAAATCCACAAATGTTGCATTCTGATTGATAAAAACATTTTTACCTAATTTAATATGTTTTCCAAAATCTGTATAGAATGGGAGTAATACTGTTACCGACTCATCTATTTCTTTACCCATTATTTTCCCGAGTAATCTATTTGTACTTTCTTTCGAGCGATGGTGTGTATTGAGTTCCATAACGTGTTTTTGATTTTCATCCTGTATTCTATCAATTGTCCTAAAAAGCGCATGATTTACTCTTATTTCCTTACCTGATACTTGTTTTAATAATGAGTCCATTTGTAGGTCTCCTTTTCCAATAAGTTATCTTCAGTGTATCCTACATTTTAAAATATGTATAATACTTATATACAATAGATAGATATAGCATTTAGTTATACTAAACAGAATTAGATGAATAGTTATAGAAAAGTAGGAGGATTATATAATGGAGTTTCGCGTCTTGAGTTACTTTATGGCCGTGGCGAGAGAAAAAAATATTAGTAAAGCTGCGAAGAGTTTACATTTGTCTCAACCAACTTTATCTAAACAATTAAAAGGACTGGAAAACGAGCTGGGGGTCGTTCTTTTTGAAAGAGGAAATCGTGAAATCAAACTTACTGATGATGGAATTTTTTTGTATAACCAAGGGAAAAATATCCTTTCTTTAGTCGACAAAACAACTAGCAATTTAAAACAAGGAAAAGAACTTACTGGAGATCTATATATTGGAGCTGGAGAAACAAGAGTAATGAAACTTATAGCTCATACCCTAAAAAAGCTCTTACAAAACCATCCAGCGATTAAGCTACATTTCTATAGCGGTAACGCAGATGATGTTATGGATAAATTAAATAACGGTGTACTGGATTTTGGAATCGTCATTAATCCAACCGACAAACGGTTATATCATTCTATCGTTTTGCCTGAGAAAGATCGATGGGGTCTATTAATCCATAAACTCCATGCACTTTCTCAAAAGAAGAAGATTCTTTCAGATGATTTGATTGATCATCCTTTATTCGTTTCTCGTCAATCTCTAGTTGATGATCAGATTACTGAATGGCTTGGTGGGAATAATGATTATCTTAGTATCGTAGGTAATTATAACCTCTTATACAACGCTTCGCTTATGGTGGAAGCAGAAATTGGCAGCGCACTATGCTTAGAAGGCATTTTACAAGATTCTTCTACTTTAAAGTTTATTCCCTTATATCCTAATCTTTATTCATCGTTGAGTGTAATTTGGAAGAAAGATCATCCGTTGTCCAGTGTAGCTCAATCTTTTTTAGAAGAGCTTAAGAATCGCAATGATTCTTAAGCTCTTCTTATAAGCGTTAATCATTTTCTTTGAATGCATCCTCATGTTTCTTAAAAAAAGACCGATAGACCCTTACTTGCTCCAACTCTGTCCATTTTCTTGTTTCAACTGGATCTTGATCTAAATCATAAATTTTAGCATGATTCATCGCGAGAAAAAATGGAGAATGCGTTGAAATAATAAATTGGCAGTTAAAGAAGCGTGCGGCATCTTCAATATATTGTTTTAATTCTAACTGCTTCGTAGGTGACAAACTATTCTCTGGTTCATCTAGAAGATAAAGTCCGTTCTCTTCAATTTTTTCTATAAAATATCGAAAGGCACTTTCACCATTTGATTGTTCTCGTACGTTTTTCATTAAATTATCTCGAATGTATTTTGATTGCGTCTTTCTTCTCGCTTCATTCATTTTCTTTAACTGATCGTAGTCCTCCAGTGAACGGAGTTGAAAGTTAGCACGTTTGATATCTAAATACTCTTCAAACATTTCCGATCTTTTTTCATCTACTGCTTCATTCACAGAACGAAGCGTCAGAATAAAATCAAAAACGTCATCACTTGTAATGATTCTCTTGAAATCAGGCTGCTCAAAAGTCTCCTCAGTTTCACAAAATTCTAAGTACTTTGGAAAAAAAGAAGATTTATTGTAAAGTGCATCTCTTTCTGCTTCTATCTTTTCTGCAATGATATTCAAGGCAGTCGTTTTCCCTGAGCCGTTTCCACCGTAAAGAATCGTAATCGGCTCAAAGTCTAAACGCTCCAATCCTCTTTTCGCTAGCACTTGAAAAGGATAATAGGAGGAATAGACTTTCCTTTTTACTTTGCAAATGAAGTACAAACTTTCTACTTCATGATCTGGAAATGTGATGTTTTTGATATACATTTCATGTGCCCCTTTGTATTTATTCAGTAGCAATCAGCATAATTCTGTTTTTGAATCCACCACGCTCTGTTAGCTTTTCTAACCGCCTTTTTTCTAGACTTTCTACTGATTGCTTATGTACACCTGCCAAACTATGAATCACTTCTATAATATCTGAAAGTTCCTCAATACATGAATCATCATTTTCAGCTAACAGATATTCATTTACTTCTTCTTTTAGTTTTTGCCTAAGTTTCAACCTATATTCATTCTCGTTCAAGACTTTAAAATGGCCTATTTGTCCATTGTTTTCAAGAATTTGAGGAATATTGTCTCTTACAAGTTTGTTATAATTTTTCATTGTTTTCTCTCCTTTCTACTCGTTCATATTTACGTTACGGACTTCCTTATTAAGTATAATAACATTTGTATCAGAAAATTTTCCTCTAATTATTTTTTTGACCGTATTTTAGTTTATAATCTATAGTGGGAAGAGGAGGATATTATGATAACGATTAAAGAGATTACAAACATCACAACTGAACAAGCAGAATTAGTGGACTTGTTTCAAGAAGTCGTAGCTTCTGGCGCGGCGATGAACTTTCTACACCCAATGAGCGAAGAGACGGCTATTAAATACTGGAACGGTGTACTATCAGAGCATGTTCGATTGTTCGTTGCTTTATTAGACGAAGAAATCGTAGGCACGGTTCAATTACAGATGAGCGACAAAGAAAATGCTCCTCATCGCGCCGAAATCGCTAAGTTGATGACCCATCCAAAAGCACAACGGAAAGGTGTTGCCAGAACCATTTTGCAACACGTCTTAAAAGTAGCTGAAAAGGAAAAGAGAACTTTACTGCTATTAGACACAGAAAAAGAAGGACCCGCAAATGCTCTTTATCAATCGGAAGGATTTGTTTTGTACGGTGAAATTCCTGCTTATTCTCAAGATCCTTTTGGTGTTTTTAAAGACGGAAATTGTTACTACAAATATTCTCCGCAGACTAGCTAATAACTGAAAGAAAAGAGGTATGTTTTAATGTTTAAAAACCCCTATTTTCTAACATTTTTAAATATTGTAATATTTTCTGGTTATATCTTTGTTGGTATCCCAAGAGGAGATTTCATTACGCTGCTAATCGTCAGCTCACTGTTGGTCAGTCATTTAAATGGATTCAGAAAAAACTGGAATGTATATACACGTTATACGCAAATAATGTCTTTTATCTTTACAGTGCTGGTAGTTACTTACATCTTTGCAACGTTGTTTTCTTTCTTTTAAAAGTCATTTTTCCAAAAATAAAAAGCATCTAAATGATAGATTTTGGATGCTTTTTATTTTACTTTGTTTGAATAAAGTATTTCTATTGACTATTTTTGGTTCTGAAGAATTTCTTCTACAAGCTTCACGAGGTTATCGTTTGAAAAGTCAGGATCTGGGTAATAAGGATTGAATTGCGTATCTTTTCGTTTGATATAAGCTGTTTTGAGTCCGGCTTTTTTAGCACCAAACAGATCCCAGTCATGAGTCGCTACCATCACTGTTTCTTGCGCAACTAAAGCTTGTTCATTCAATACATAATTATAAATTTCTTTATAGGGTTTATATCGTTTCACAGCGTCTACTGAGTAGTAATGATCTACTTGGTTAATAATTCCAGCATTGGTTAATTGCTTCTCGACCATCTCTTCTGATGAATTCGTGACGGCAATAACAGTTAATTCGTTATCTTTTAGCAACTTCAACGCTTCTTCTACATCATCATAGGCCGGTAGTTCTTGAAATGCATCGAGGATATCGTTTTTAATATCTTCTGTTAGCTCTTTACCATTTTCCATAAACAGACTTTCAAGAGCTGCTTTTGTTAATTTACTGAAGTCTTCATACTCGTTCAGTCCACCTAGTACCGTTGAGGAATGAAGAACCGTTTTGAACCAGTAAGCCATCGCAAAGTCTCCGTCAAAGTGCTGGTCGAATTTCTCTTTCAGTAAATTTAGGTTTAATAACGTTTCGTTCATATCAAATAAGACCGTTTTAATCATCATTATCATCTCTTTCTCTGTTTTATTCTCGTCAGCAGTATAACGCAAAAAGCTATCTTTCCGAAGAAAGACAGCTTTTTGATTAGTATCTTATTTGTCTAAACTGAAGTCCAGTTCTGGTCCTTTTGGTACAATGCCATTTGGATTGATTTGTTTATGACTACGGTAATAGTGCTTTTTGATATGGTCAAAGTTGACCGTCTCTTTTACACCAGGTTCATTGTACAATTCTCTTGTGTAACGCCATAAGTTTTTATAGTCTACGATTCTTTTGATGTTACATTTGAAGTGACCGTGATAAGCACTATCGAAACGGATCAAAGTCGTAAATAAACGCCAGTCTGCTTCCGTGATTTCGTCTCCTACTAGGTAGCGGCTATGTTCTAGTCGTTCTTCAATATCATCTAAGGCATCAAATAATGTTGTGACTTCTTTTTCATAAACCTCTTGAGTTGTGGCGAAGCCAGCTTTGTAGACACCGTTGTTGATTGTGCCATAAACTTTTTCGTTGATTTCATCAATCTCTGTCATTTTGTTTTCTGGAAGAAAGTCTTTATCATTTGCACCCACTTCGTCGAAAGCTGAATTCAACATGCGCATGATATCTGCGGATTCGTTATTGACGATTTTATTTTGTTTTAAATCGTATAATACAGGTACAGTTACGCGACCACTGTATTCAGGTTCAACATGTGTATAAATCTGATACAGATAATCTGCATGGATAACCGGATCTTGGATGACACCTTCTTCTTCCTCAAATGTCCATCCATTTTCTCCCATCAACGTATTGACAACAGAAATTGAAATCATGTCTTCTAGTCCTTTTAGACTGCGCATGATTAATGCGCGACTAGCCCATGGACAAGCGAGTGAAACATATAAGTGATAACGACCTGGTTCTGCTTTAAATCCAGCTTCTCCAGTCGGACCTGCGCTACCGTCCTTTGTAATCCAGTTTCTAAATTGTGACTCCTCCCGAATAAATTCGCCTTCGTCATTATTGTAATCCCATTTGTCGTACCATTTCCCTTTAACTAATAGTCCCATAAGCGACCCCTTTCAAGAGTTATACCGTTTTAAAATCGTTCTACTTCTAGTATAAGTCTCGAAATCGAAATAAACAAATAACTTTAATGAAATTTTTAAAAGGTCCGAAGCCAATCAACACTTCTTCAAGAAATAAGCCAAAACCGTATCGTCTTCTGTTAATTCAGGATGATGCGCCGTTACCAGTACATTATCTTGTTCAGCTGCAACGATTTTATCGTCTATCCTTGCTAGGACTTTAACATTTGATCCCACTGACTGGATATAAGGTGCTCGAATAAAAACGGCTTCTACTGGTTGTTCGATGCCTTTGAAATATAGTAACGTTTCAAAGCTGGCCACTTGTCTACCGAAACCATTACGCTCCACTTCCATCTCGATAAAGCCCAAGCGAAGATCGGTTGTTTCGTGACTGTTGTCTGTACTGCATAAAATCAGTCCGGCGCACGTTCCAAATATCGCTTTTCCTTCTTGATAGACCTGTCGTAATCGTTTTTCCAGTCCTTGTTCCCGAATCAGGCGTCCGATAGCGGTTGATTCTCCTCCTGGAATAATAAGGCCATCCAACTGATCGAAATCCTTTTCCGTTTTGACGGAAACAGCTTGAACCCCTGACCTTTTTAGCGCTTCAAGGTGCTCTGTGACAGCGCCTTGTAAACTTAAAACCCCGATTCTTTTCGTCATAGTTATCTGCCTCTTTCTTGCATCCGTTCGCTTTCTTGTAGGTGGCTGATTTCGATCCCTTTCATCGGCTCGCCCAAGTCTTTAGACAGTTCCGCAAGCAATGCATAGTCTTCATAATTTGTCGTTGCTTGAACGATTGCGCGTGCAAATTTTTCTGGCGATTCTGATTTGAAGATACCGGACCCGACAAAGACGCCGTCCGCTCCCAGACTCATCATCAGTGCCGCATCTGCTGGTGTCGCTACACCACCTGCCGCAAAGTTTACGACTGGTAACTTTCCTAATTCTTTGATTTCTTTTACCAATTGATACGGCGCGCCCAAGTCTCTAGCGAATGTCATCAATTCATCATCAGATTTTGTCGATAACAAACGAATTTGGCTATTCACTTGTCTCATGTGACGAACCGCTTCAACAATATTTCCGGTACCGGGTTCTCCTTTGGTTCTCAGCATAGATGCGCCTTCACCAATTCTTCTCAGTGCTTCGCCTAAGTCTCGACAACCGCAGACGAAAGGCACAACATAGTCTGATTTCAGTAAGTGGAATTCTTCATCGGCTGGCGTGAGTACTTCACTTTCGTCAATATAGTCGACACCCATTGCTTCTAGGATTCTCGCTTCTGAAATGTGTCCAATTCTTGCTTTCGCCATGACCGGTATGCTGACCGCATTCATCACTTCTTCAACGATAGTTGGATCCGCCATGCGCGCAACCCCACCTGCTTTACGAATATCAGATGGTACACGTTCCAATGCCATAACAGCTACCGCACCCGCTGCTTCTGCGATGCGTGCTTGTTCTGCATTGATGACATCCATAATGACACCACCCTTTTGCATTTGTGCCATGCCACGTTTCACTCGTTCACTACCGATTACTTTTTCATTCATGTTCCATGTCCCCCAATTTTTTATCTTTCTTAATGATTGTCAGTATACAAAAAGAGGAAGCCTCTCCCTACATCCAATTGGACGATAATTAACCCATCCAATTTTGTGGTAGAATAATAAAAAATCAGAAAGGAACTTTTATTATGGAAAACTGGTCTCTTCCAGAAACAAAAACCAAGCCACTGTATCAAGAAATCATGTTATTGATAGAAGAAAAGATTCGGTCCGGTCAGTTAGCAGCTGGAGAACGATTGCCAGCCGAACGCAAACTGGCTGAAGCATTAGATGTAAACCGGTCAACAGTGATTCGTGCAATGGAAGAATTGACTGCTCAAGGTGTTTTGACGAGAAAAAAAGGGAGCGGTACGTTTGTAAATCCAGATAAATGGGGCTTACAAATGCGTCCGATGATCAATTGGGGTACAGCACTGACCACTGCACATCTAAAAAGAACCTCTCCTTATCAGCAGGCCGCAGAACGTATGAAAGTTCAGTTTCCAGAAACAGTGCTAGACCTCTCAAACGGTAGCTTACGTTCTGATCTTCTTCCTGAACTTCACGCACCAAGTTTATCTTGGAAAGAACTTGTTGAGCAGGAAAAAGCCCAATTAGCCGTCGCTCATGGTATAAAAAGCTTACGAGAAAGCGTGCAGCGTCATCTGAAGCGCACTTATCAAATCGATGTCCCGCTCGAAGAGATCCTAATTACTTCTGGTACGCAAAATGCCTTGTTTCTGATTACGCAAGGACTTCTGAAACCGGGAGATACAATCGGAATAGAGGCACCTTCTTACTTCTACTCTCTGCGCCTATTTCAAGCTGCGGGTCTTCGGATCGTGCCGATCAAGATGGATCGCGAAGGGATGACGATTAAGGGACTGCAGGAGGCTTCTTTGAATCATTCTTTGAAGATGGTCTTTTTGAATCCTATTTTCCAAAATCCGACAGGTTTGGTTATGAGTGCGAAGAGAAAGGCTGAGATACTGGATTATTGTTTATTGAAGCGGATTCCAATTGTTGAAGACGATGCTTATGGTGGATTGGCGTTTGACGAAGATATGGATTATCTTCCGCTAAAGCAACTCGATACGGCGCAGCAGGTTATTTATTTGGGAACGATGTCTAAACTGGCTGGACATCATTTGCGTGTTGGCTGGATGGTGGGTCCGCAAGCTGTACTAAAGGAACTGGCAGATATTCGATTGCAAATTGATTCTGAGGTCAGTTTTCTTCCTCAATTTATGGCAGATGCTTTTTTGAGAAATGAACTTGAAGATCATTTACAATTTGTTAGAGTTGAGCTGGCGAAAAGAGCTCGAGCAATGGAAGACTGGTTGCGTGAACAGTTTGGGGACACGATCGCTTTCGAACCTGCCAGAGGCGGTTTTCATCTTTATTGTCGCTTCCCTGGTCGTTCAAAAGAAGAAGTGGAACAGTTATTGATGGCCTTACTCGACCAGCAGATCATTGTGTCAGAAGGCGAAAAGTTTGGTGATTTGACGAATGGGTTTCGATTGAGTTTTATTCATTTCAAATTGCCCCATTAATCGAAAAAAAATCTCGAAGGATTTAGGTTGTCATCCTACTTCGAGATCTTTTTTATTCTAAACTTTTTTCCATTCCTCAAATAATAGCCCGTAATTGTAAACATCTAGCCATTTACCGTCTTGAAACAGACCTTCGCGGTCGACGCCTTCTCTTTGGAATCCAATTTTTTCGTAAACTTTGATTGCTGGTTCGTTGTTACTGTGTACGCTTAATCGTATTTTGTGAAGTCCTAACTCATAAAAGGCAAACTTACAGATGGTATGCACGGCATCTGTTGCGTATCCTTTTCCTCTGTTAGATGCCGGAACGATTGCGAGTCCTAGTTCAGCTCCTCTATTTTTGAATTGTACATCAGATAAGGATACCCAGCCTACAAATTCGCTAGAAAATCGTTCTCTGATGGCAAACAGAAAGCGTTCATTACTGTCACTATCTCCCTGAAAGGTTTTCCATGCTTCTTCATTCCAAGGATGAAAGGTATCCCAGCTAATATTGCGTAAAAATTCATTGTCCCACTGGTATTGCGTCAGCATCCCGAAATCTTCTTCCTCAAAGTGTGTAAAGGCAACTTTTTCTCCTGATATGACATTTTCCATATGTATACGCTCCTTTTTTTATAAATAATCTTAGTAGCATTATTAAAGAACGATTTTTTAAAATTTCAATTCAATCTACGGCGTATTCACAAAGCTATAAAGCAAGAAACCAATAAATCCTAGAATCAAGATGATTACCACGATAAACAGCAAGGAAAACACACCAAAACAGGAATATCCCTTACCTTTATACAATTGCTTTTCATTCTCTTCTTCAAATGAATTATGCAATTCACATTTCTCCTCTCCATTAAACAATCTTTTGTCTTAATACGGTATACTAAACTAACGTACGAATCAAACTTACGAGGTGTTTTGATGTATTTAGATGATTTCATGCAACAGCATTTTCCTAATCTAGAACTTTATCCCTCCTTATTTTATAAATGGGGAATTGGGATTCGATATGAACTTGGGCAAGAGAAAAATGATTCACTAGAGTCTTATTTATACGATGCCTATAAACGAGCGAAGACCCTTTTTGAATTTCTCCATCAGCCTGACGATACTATACTTATTGTAATAGATGTCTCAGATAAGGAAACCGGGAAACCATTCGAACGTCAACTTAAGAATTTTGCTCCTTATGTAGACAAACATCTATTATTCAAGATACAGTATCAGCAGCTTCACTCTACCGATTTAGAGGATGATATCGACCCGTTCCCAGTTCACAGATTCACCTTACGTTGTCAAACGGCTGAACTCCAGTATGCTCCTATGCTTAAAGCACTCTGCAATCAGGATTTCAGCATACAACCGAGCTTGTCTCACTTTGTTTACTTCATTAATATAAACAAGAAAACCATTTTCCAAGTGTATGATGACCGTGGCTGTGATGTAATCGCTCGTTCTCCAGATGCTTTGAAAGAAGCTTATACGACCTTTAATGATTGGATTTTAGATTATGATCGACTGAAAATCGATAACACTTTTCGTCGAATATCGGTTTAAGATTTTCAAAAAGATAAATAGTAGAATCTAAAAACCGATCTTCACCCTCATTATAGCGATTTGATTAATCGCAAACTACAAAGAAATAAAATGGATCTCACGAAAAACTTATAAGATATTTTCTTATAAAATGAGATAAGATTTTACATTTATTTAGCTTATACTCTCTTAAAAAGCATTTTACTTGGAAAGGAAGAGATACTTTGAAGAAAGCTTTATCTGTAGTCGGATTGGTCCTCGTTGTTTCAGGGTTCTTTTGGTTTAATCTACGTGATTTCCAAACACCTGCGGACAATGTATCTGAACTCTTTGTTGCCTCAAACGGCGATGACGAGAATCCAGGAACCATTGACGAACCGTTAAAAACTTTAGAAGCTGCCGCAGATCAAGCTGTTGCCGGGACGACTGTGTCTATTCGAGAAGGCACCTACTTTGAATCCCTTATTGTCCAACATAGCGGTACTGCCTCAGGTCCAATCGTATTTCAAGCGTACTCTGGCGAAGAGGTTCATTTAAGTGGTGAACGATTTGAAGATACCCCTGATGACCGTGCATTAGTTAAAATTGATGGATACAATCATATCTCAATAAAAGGACTGACACTTGAAAATCTCTCCACAGATGATCCTGACAAAACGGTCATAGGTATGTTAATCACTGGACCCAGTCAACATATCAAACTCACTGATAATTGGATTGAAAATATTGTGACCACTGCATTTGAAGGAAACGCACATGGAATCGCTGTGTACGGTAACG encodes:
- a CDS encoding haloacid dehalogenase type II is translated as MMIKTVLFDMNETLLNLNLLKEKFDQHFDGDFAMAYWFKTVLHSSTVLGGLNEYEDFSKLTKAALESLFMENGKELTEDIKNDILDAFQELPAYDDVEEALKLLKDNELTVIAVTNSSEEMVEKQLTNAGIINQVDHYYSVDAVKRYKPYKEIYNYVLNEQALVAQETVMVATHDWDLFGAKKAGLKTAYIKRKDTQFNPYYPDPDFSNDNLVKLVEEILQNQK
- a CDS encoding glutathione S-transferase family protein, with amino-acid sequence MGLLVKGKWYDKWDYNNDEGEFIREESQFRNWITKDGSAGPTGEAGFKAEPGRYHLYVSLACPWASRALIMRSLKGLEDMISISVVNTLMGENGWTFEEEEGVIQDPVIHADYLYQIYTHVEPEYSGRVTVPVLYDLKQNKIVNNESADIMRMLNSAFDEVGANDKDFLPENKMTEIDEINEKVYGTINNGVYKAGFATTQEVYEKEVTTLFDALDDIEERLEHSRYLVGDEITEADWRLFTTLIRFDSAYHGHFKCNIKRIVDYKNLWRYTRELYNEPGVKETVNFDHIKKHYYRSHKQINPNGIVPKGPELDFSLDK
- a CDS encoding DapH/DapD/GlmU-related protein, translated to MDSLLKQVSGKEIRVNHALFRTIDRIQDENQKHVMELNTHHRSKESTNRLLGKIMGKEIDESVTVLLPFYTDFGKHIKLGKNVFINQNATFVDLGGITIEDDVLIGSRVNLLTVNHIKDPNHRRGIITSPIKIERNVWIGAAATILPGITIGENAIIAANATVTKDVPANTTVGGTPAKIIK
- a CDS encoding GNAT family N-acetyltransferase, translating into MITIKEITNITTEQAELVDLFQEVVASGAAMNFLHPMSEETAIKYWNGVLSEHVRLFVALLDEEIVGTVQLQMSDKENAPHRAEIAKLMTHPKAQRKGVARTILQHVLKVAEKEKRTLLLLDTEKEGPANALYQSEGFVLYGEIPAYSQDPFGVFKDGNCYYKYSPQTS
- a CDS encoding LysR family transcriptional regulator — encoded protein: MEFRVLSYFMAVAREKNISKAAKSLHLSQPTLSKQLKGLENELGVVLFERGNREIKLTDDGIFLYNQGKNILSLVDKTTSNLKQGKELTGDLYIGAGETRVMKLIAHTLKKLLQNHPAIKLHFYSGNADDVMDKLNNGVLDFGIVINPTDKRLYHSIVLPEKDRWGLLIHKLHALSQKKKILSDDLIDHPLFVSRQSLVDDQITEWLGGNNDYLSIVGNYNLLYNASLMVEAEIGSALCLEGILQDSSTLKFIPLYPNLYSSLSVIWKKDHPLSSVAQSFLEELKNRNDS
- a CDS encoding nucleoside triphosphate pyrophosphohydrolase; this translates as MKNYNKLVRDNIPQILENNGQIGHFKVLNENEYRLKLRQKLKEEVNEYLLAENDDSCIEELSDIIEVIHSLAGVHKQSVESLEKRRLEKLTERGGFKNRIMLIATE
- a CDS encoding AAA family ATPase codes for the protein MYIKNITFPDHEVESLYFICKVKRKVYSSYYPFQVLAKRGLERLDFEPITILYGGNGSGKTTALNIIAEKIEAERDALYNKSSFFPKYLEFCETEETFEQPDFKRIITSDDVFDFILTLRSVNEAVDEKRSEMFEEYLDIKRANFQLRSLEDYDQLKKMNEARRKTQSKYIRDNLMKNVREQSNGESAFRYFIEKIEENGLYLLDEPENSLSPTKQLELKQYIEDAARFFNCQFIISTHSPFFLAMNHAKIYDLDQDPVETRKWTELEQVRVYRSFFKKHEDAFKEND
- a CDS encoding NAD(P)/FAD-dependent oxidoreductase is translated as MNQEQLDVIVIGAGLAGLSAARSLKEKGLSYKLLEATDRAGGKVQSKVSEDRSSYVELGAQFVNDDMTEMVQLIKESGMKLDDTYIVEDAIIINETKDEVGHIDFDHHAKLLEDRSFRKNHTLSEVVDEAIEDEVEAKAMKSLVASEFTVSSDYINPKALKRLIGNITLEEDEVKYQASGPLSQVIDHLVDISKANLLFEEPVKEISEVEDGYAVLSKTGQTFKTKAVIVAVPPTVARRIQFSERLKEKFQPALNSFIDGAVIKLTFTYEEPFWREITINGEKKKLFGVLFGEEEGVNVMESSKKLGENRLTMFVGGDKAIELTRVSHDERIEFAVNRLAQVLGERVEDYKSIEEKVWVDSPYYGGGYGGITHYGGALDAKHTLKEPYQNIVFASTELAPAFPQFMEGAVLSGKYAVRQLLKELIE